The following are encoded together in the Actinomycetota bacterium genome:
- a CDS encoding YjbQ family protein, whose product MAIIHERLEFETEGNAHIVEITDEIAAMLAGTGLRDGIANVFVPGATGAVTTLEHEPGVCRDFQELFEFIAPQGRDYHHNRRGVDSNGHSHVRAGLLGPSLTVPFEQGRLQLGRWQQVVFIDFDEVARSRTLIVTFIGE is encoded by the coding sequence ATGGCCATCATTCACGAGCGGCTGGAATTCGAGACCGAGGGGAACGCGCACATCGTGGAGATCACTGACGAGATAGCCGCCATGCTCGCAGGGACGGGCCTGCGGGACGGCATCGCCAACGTCTTCGTGCCCGGAGCCACGGGAGCGGTGACCACCCTCGAGCACGAGCCTGGGGTCTGCCGGGACTTCCAGGAGCTCTTCGAGTTCATAGCCCCCCAGGGGCGCGATTACCATCACAACCGCAGGGGGGTGGACAGCAACGGCCACTCGCACGTCAGGGCGGGCCTGCTCGGCCCCTCGCTCACGGTGCCCTTCGAGCAGGGTCGCCTGCAGCTGGGAAGGTGGCAGCAGGTGGTCTTCATCGATTTCGACGAGGTGGCGCGCTCGCGCACCCTCATCGTGACCTTCATAGGCGAGTAG
- a CDS encoding deoxyribonuclease IV, which produces MGTRGCGTFAGPRGSRRRHGRAVDMRVGCHVRISGGLHRAVERAVERGCETVQIFVSNPRGWKQSEIVPRDIEAFRNGCREAGLEPVFVHTIYLINLASPVEETWKRSLDALVMNMEAASRLASSAVVTHLGSHGGEGEAAGMERVIRALREAFRRCPRPVPVLLETTAGSGSGVGHDFAQLGAITGAFHGEERLGICLDTCHAFAAGYELRTPEGIEETLAALDREVGLERLRLVHANDSKGDLGSRVDRHEHIGEGKIGMEGFALLARHPVLGGLPWILETPEMSVEKDRENIRRIREAAGGPQPAPKKW; this is translated from the coding sequence ATGGGAACCCGTGGGTGCGGGACCTTCGCCGGCCCCCGCGGGTCGCGTCGCCGTCATGGGAGGGCGGTGGACATGAGGGTAGGATGCCATGTCCGGATAAGTGGAGGCCTGCACAGGGCGGTGGAGCGCGCCGTGGAGCGCGGCTGCGAAACCGTGCAGATTTTCGTGTCCAACCCCCGGGGCTGGAAGCAGTCCGAGATCGTGCCGCGCGACATCGAGGCCTTCCGCAACGGTTGCCGCGAGGCCGGCCTGGAGCCGGTTTTCGTGCATACCATATACCTCATCAACCTGGCCTCGCCGGTGGAGGAAACCTGGAAGAGGTCCCTCGACGCCCTGGTCATGAACATGGAGGCGGCGTCCCGGCTGGCCTCCTCCGCCGTGGTGACCCACCTGGGGAGCCACGGGGGGGAGGGCGAGGCGGCGGGGATGGAACGGGTCATCCGCGCGCTGCGGGAGGCCTTCCGGCGCTGTCCGCGCCCCGTGCCCGTCCTCCTGGAGACCACGGCCGGTTCCGGAAGCGGCGTGGGTCACGATTTCGCCCAGCTCGGCGCCATAACCGGGGCATTTCACGGCGAGGAGAGGCTGGGAATATGCCTCGACACCTGCCATGCCTTCGCTGCGGGATACGAGCTGCGCACCCCCGAGGGGATCGAGGAGACGCTCGCCGCCCTCGACCGCGAGGTGGGACTAGAGCGCCTGCGGCTGGTGCACGCCAACGACAGCAAGGGCGACCTGGGTTCGCGTGTCGACAGGCACGAGCACATAGGCGAGGGAAAGATCGGCATGGAAGGATTTGCGTTGCTGGCGCGGCACCCGGTCCTGGGCGGCCTGCCCTGGATACTCGAGACGCCGGAGATGAGCGTGGAGAAGGATCGCGAGAACATCAGGCGCATCCGCGAGGCGGCGGGCGGCCCGCAGCCCGCGCCCAAAAAGTGGTAA
- a CDS encoding MBL fold metallo-hydrolase, whose protein sequence is MKPLAVTEGVYQVGGPELTAPDDCCIYLVDLGKPVLVDTGAGRGLKKLLENLGALGYSPRDISLVVLTHCHIDHVGGASYLAERYGLPLAVHELDAPPLEEGDARRTAASWYGADLRPLTIKHRLRGAEGEWDAGAPLRWLHTPGHTPGSISLYVYNGLYTVLFGQDIHGPFYASFGSDMDAWEISMHRLLDLNADILCEGHFGIVRPASEVRRYIQDYLRSYGRS, encoded by the coding sequence ATGAAGCCTCTTGCCGTCACGGAAGGCGTGTACCAGGTCGGGGGGCCGGAACTCACCGCGCCCGACGATTGCTGCATATACCTGGTGGACCTGGGAAAGCCCGTGCTCGTCGACACGGGCGCCGGAAGAGGGTTGAAAAAGCTGCTCGAAAACCTCGGGGCCCTCGGATATTCCCCGCGCGACATCTCGCTCGTCGTCCTGACCCACTGCCACATAGACCACGTGGGCGGGGCTTCCTACCTGGCGGAGAGATACGGCCTGCCCCTGGCCGTGCACGAGCTCGACGCCCCCCCGCTGGAGGAGGGCGACGCAAGGCGCACCGCCGCCAGCTGGTACGGGGCAGACCTGCGCCCCCTCACCATCAAGCACCGACTGCGGGGCGCGGAAGGGGAGTGGGATGCCGGAGCCCCCCTGAGATGGCTGCACACCCCCGGCCACACCCCCGGCTCCATCTCCCTTTACGTGTACAACGGGCTATACACCGTCCTCTTCGGACAGGACATCCACGGTCCCTTCTACGCTTCCTTCGGCTCCGACATGGACGCCTGGGAAATATCCATGCACCGTCTGCTGGACCTAAACGCGGACATCCTGTGCGAGGGGCATTTCGGCATCGTGCGCCCCGCTTCCGAGGTAAGGCGGTACATACAGGATTACCTGCGCAGTTACGGCCGCTCCTGA